gtatgtgagtgtgtgtataaaaTATGCACGGGGTAGAAATACATAACACATATACTTTCCTATATACTGATATACAATCAAATATCCTGAGAAATCCAATCCTGTCATGTTACAACACACAAACCAAACTTATACATCACCGGAAAATGCCAAATTATCACACCCCTGTATCCGAATACAAAAAATATCCACTTAGGAAACCACACAgtgtacatatgtgtgtgtgtgctgctgCTTTTATATAAACGTCAATTTATCTCCAAATGATTGCCATATATTGCCAGAATAAAACCACACATGGGCGCATTACCCTTCAAATGTACAATTTAAGAGTCAGACATTGTTTGCATGACAAACATTATCCACCTTCCTCTGCTAAATTTGCTATTATAAAACATCATTGCACTTAGTAAAAATAACCGTCTCAACCTATCAGTCTGCCGCCTAGGTAACCTTATCCAACCAGACCTACTGAAAACCAACtcccatgtacatgtaagggGTGGGATGAATCCTTCACAATGGGTGTATGTGCTCACACGTGTGTGTCATGTGTACAGGTGTATGTAAAAATACTATCACTGTACAATGGtacaaaaaaaatatcatcattCTGCTGCTTTATATAAACATCAGTTTATCTCCAAATAATTACTGTGTATTGCCAGAATAAATCCACACATGGGTACATTACCGGTAACCCTTCAACTGTACAATAAAAAATCAGACGTTGTTTACATGACAAACATTATCCACCTTCATCTAATAAATTTGCTGTTATAGAGCATCATTGCACTTGGTAAGAATGACTGTCTCAACCTATCAGTCTGCAGCCAAGGTAGCCTTATCCGACCAGACCTATTAAAAACCAACTCcccatgtacaattgtacatgtaaggGGTGGGAGGGATGGATCCTTCACAACGGGTGTATGTGCTCACATGTGTATGTCATGTGTACAGGTGTATGTAGGAATACTATCACTGTACAATGatacaaaaatcaataaaataatatcatcaTCCTGCTGCTTAatataaaaatcaatttatCTTCAAATAATTACCGTATATTCTCAGGCTAAATCCACACATGGGTACATTACCGGTAACCCTTCAACTGTGCAATAAGAAATCAGACATTGTTTACATGACAAACATTATCCACCTTCACCTAATAAATTTGCTGTTATAGAGCATCATTGCACTTGGTAAGAATGACCGTCTCAACCTATCAGTCCGCAGCCTAGGTAGCCTTATCCGACCAGACTTATTGAAAACCACTTCCCCATGTAAGGGGTGGGATGGGTCCTTCACAATGGCCTGCAGTTTTGCAATGACAGCCCTCTCCGCCACATCTTCCAAACAGCTGACAGAGATTCCTATCACTTTACTTGCATGCCTTACAATCCTCTCCAGCTTGGCCCTGTTCCTAGCCGTTAGGCTATGGAACCATGCTAAGCAACAAAAGCAAATTACTGACTGAATGACACTTTGGTAGAAAAGAGACAGCGTTTGACTCCTCacatgaaatgaattcaataCAGACGCTGGTTCCCCTTAGACTGCAGTCTGCTTATATTACTGTCCCAACTCAGCTTATTATCAATAACAGTACCGAGATATTTATACTCTACAACTTGTTCAATAAGTTCACCGTCTATGCACAGGGGTGCATGTTGTGTTCTAGAACTTTTCCGGAAATCAAAAATCATTTCTTGGGTCTTCTTAGTACTTAATACTAGAGATGTGTTTGAACTCCATGTGACAAACTTATTCACCGTATCTCTGTAAACagtttcatcattatttgtgaTGAGACCAATAATACAAGTGTCATCTGCATATTTAATTACATGACAGTTTGAGGTAGGTGGGCAAACAAAATCACTAGTTAACAACATGAACAATATAGGTGATAACACGCATCCCTGTGGCGCTCCTGTATTTAAAGTTCTGGGATGTGATAAACAGTCACCAAAACGTACCCTTTGTGTTCTGTTTGTCATGAAATCATATATCCATGAACACAATAGAGGATTGACCTCCATATCATATTGCAGTTTGTGGACTAAAGAGTGGGCAACAATTGTGTTAAAGGCTGAGGAAAAGTCAACAAAAAGCACTCTAACATATGTTCCCATTTGCTCCAGATGTTTACAGATTATATGAAGAAAGTAGGTGATAGCATCATCAACACTTCTATTATTCTGATATGCAAACTGAAGAGGATCTAGAAATTCATGTGTTTGTTGTAATACAATGTCCTTCACAATCTTCTCTAAACATTTCATAGGTATGGCTGTGAGAGCCACAGGCCTGAAATCATTAAGTATGTTAGGTCTGGGAATTTTAGGCACTGGTATAATTGTGGCACATTTCCAAAGAGATGGTACAATCGACAGATCTAATGACCACTGAAACAATGCGTGAAATACCTCTACAAGCTGTTGGGAACATGTTTTAAGAATTTTACCACCCAGACCATCTGTCTGGTCCTGTTGCTTTGCCAATTTTGATCGATTCCAACACTTTTCTGACTTTTTCAACCTGTATCAAAATCCTATCTCTGGGAACATACTGAACATTTTGACCAGTGTTTACATGCTAAGGGGCATTGTTACCATGGCCGCTTAAATCAAAACGACAATAGAAGTCATTTAACTTCTCAACAAACACAGGTACATCTTCAGCTGGGTGAACACATTTACTCTTACTTTTACCCTCATAACCAGTTATCAATTTCAGTCCCTTCCATGCTGCCTTAGCATTGCCTTCTTGAAATTTCCTTTCAACCTTAACCCCATACTCATGCTTTCtctttcctatgtatttcttagAACACTTTTTAATCACCTTAAGACCCGCAGTATCGTTATGTTCGAAGGCTACAGCTTTCTCCTTCAAAAAACCTTTGCATTTTTTATCCAGCCATGGCTTATTATTTGGATATTGTTTAATAATTTTCTCTGATACtatcatattttcacaaaatttgacaTAATCACTGATGACAACCGTAGCTTCATCTAAAGATGATGAACTGAGGAGCACATCCCAGTCTGTACAGTCGAAACAGGCACGCAAGGTTTCTGTGTTGTCTTGTGTCCAGTTCCTCACGGTTCTTGTAGTAGGTTTAAAACGTTTGAGCTTCTGCCTATATTGAGGTAATAGATGGATGATATTGTGGTCTGAATTTCCCAAAGGCGGTTTCACTGCTGCTTTGTACCCGTTGTGTACATTCCCGTAACATTTATCCAAGGTGCGCGTCCACCTTGTAGGAGTTTTGATGTACTGATGAAGTTGAGGCATAACTCCTCGTAGGTCCCAGCTGTTGAAGTCACCTAAGACAAGTTGAACAGAATCCGGTGATGTGGTTTCATTCTGTTGCAGAACCCTCTGAATTTCCGTAGCTGCTATGTCAGTATCTGCATAAGGAGATTATTATCACAAGCTCTTTGAACATAGATATGTGCATGCGAAGCGAGTTCCATAAACACCAGCCTCGTTCtcgtctttgttttgttgttgtttttatcttatCCTCTCAGGGTGGCGTCTTTTCATCACAACGATGATCGCCATAGAAAGTACACTGTAGTCTGGTCATTATGATCAACCTCGTTCCATGTCTACATTATTTCATTGCCAATCAGTTCCTCTCACCTCAATATTAAACCTTCTGATCTATTCACAACGATTAATGTGCCTTCTTTATCAAATATTATTGTTACGTACTTTCTATTATAGTGTTCTAGAGGGAGACAGATTTCTCCGAGAGGGGGCACCCTTCACAGGCAGGGGCGGGCTGTCAGCTCTGGTGGGGACTTTCCATTGCTACACCTGCTCAGTCTTCCCATTTTTTCCATCGtcgcagtaggcctacatagcgaTAATGTAGTAGGAGAAATACGCACACTGGTTGTTCCCAGCACCATGTATTAATACTGATTCTTTCCATATACTCTTCGTCTGCACTATGTGACTTCAAGTGGAAAATTGTACAGGAGCTTTGAAGGTATTATTCGcagataaaaataataacaattcaCAGCCGTGCGGGATGTTGTGCGTCTTCTCTTGTCTGGTAAGCGCTTTAACCTATCTTGCAGTACGGCATGGGGAGGCAGGAAATAtgttacaaaatgtaaacaaagaaGACAaggctgggtttttgttttttttttttttcatatacgtCGGTATGTAAAGTATATTAGCCAAGGAAAATTGGGCCATTTCTTAAAGGGAAGAACGACTTTTGTCATTATAATGAAGACAACTTTCGCCCGGCTATCCCTAGAACTTTTCATAtcatttgttattatcattattattctaattataattattattattattctaattatgattattattattattgttattaccatTGTTATTTAATGATTATATCATCTTTATTAATATAACAACTATCATAATTACTGATTGTTATATTTTGCGCATTTACCACTTCATCATTCCCTGATCGTTCAATAAAATATCAACTATATTTGATAAAGCTGCACAGAGCTGCACAAACCCAGAATTTTACCAAATTGAGATCATTCTGCTTTTCATCTAGATTCGTTCATATAGATTATAACATGTGAATATCATGCTCCCTATCATTCACTATGAAAGGACTTTTTTTTCCAGGTCTTTTGTTCAAATATACCATATGTggccgtgcatcacaaaacaaacaaaaagtcgcgtTCCCTGATTTAAATGTGAGTttaggactcaagaaaggtgaaacaggtcaactgAGTCAGTTTTGAATTTtccgtattttctgaaagaactattCTTCTACATGATccctaagtttgggatcataaattgaatgggaaagtgggttttcagcagttttttctGCAACTCCTTTTTTGGTaaagtagtgtgatcaggtttttcttagaagccccttttatttcttgaaaatcctttgcacactcttcactttcaactctaataacttttgaaaagatagtgttATTGCTGTGAAAGTTGTAATTCATTATGAACAGAACGCCCTTATtaaacatgctcaatttcagcttaatctgataatcccttcattgtcgtTGCTACAATCAGCTGACAATGGTTTACATCaagttttttgtcccattcatggcacgggTAGTACGGCTTAAAGGTTAtaggcacttgaatagaccctgtacttcacaacctcttttctcagttcaaacaTTTCCAGAGTGTGCATGCgccttctttccaatatttatatcGGTTAGGaaaatccatttgaattgagttattagagtctgctcttttagaatctgcccttaactagaAATCCATttcttgtgactttttgtgtgttttgtggtgcagggtcacatattttgaTCTTGCATTAATTCACGACGCCATTATTTGTTGCACGGTATTGTCTGGTTGTTAATCAAGCGTTTGAATATTTCTAAGTCATGGCTACGGTCTAGTGCATGGTTTCGAACTGAACAGCAGTCCAGAAATAGATAGAGTGGTCTGCATTGATTTCCAGCTTACTTTTACGTTGCCATTACACTCAGtctttcaagtttgtttgtttgtttattttatttattcacgGTTAAAAACACATACAGAGTGTGCCCGCATTCAGCTAATAGCTGTTTTTCAGCGAGGCCGTGATATACATTAAAACAAtagataaaaacaatgaaatacaattaaacaaaacataaacaagatTGGATTGAACACATTTACattattgaaagaaagaaaaatacaaggaaaaaaaaaaaccaagaaaaagaAACCGTAGTAACCATGTAGTGACATAAGAGGACATAGGTTAATATTCAATATCTACATGATGAAAGAAGAGAGCCgatattttcaattttacagATCTCTTTACCAAAAAATTTCAAATCTGTTATAAGTCTGAGATTGTTGGGCAATGTATTAAAAAGCTTTGATGCATGATATAATGGGCTAAGTTGAAGAAAATTTGTGTGAGGTCTTGGAAGAGCAATTTGTGAGTTAGCATGACGAAGGGCATAGCCAACATCACTATTGAATTCGATCAATGAAGATAAAACAGGTGGGCCGAGATTATGAAGTAAGTTAAACAGATTAACTAAAGCCTGTTTGACCCAGTATTCTTTCAGCTGATCAATCTTGAGGGTTTCAAAGAGAGCTTCAGTGTGAAATCTACTATTCACTCCAAGTACAGATCTTAGACATCTATTTTGTAAAGTCTGCAGCTGTTTTAACCGAGTTTGTCGACCATTCATCCAAATAGTGCTGCAGTAAGTGAAGTGAGGCTGGATTAAGGTTTTGTAAAGTATTAACGCTATCTTTTCATCAGTGAACTGTCTTATTCGCTTTAAAGCAAAATACATCTTTAAAACCTTTTTCTTCACATTGTTAATTTGTGGAATCCATGAGAGATTACAATCGAGCAAGACCCCAAGATATTTGCATTCCATGACTCTAAataattttttgttatttaGACGAATATCAACATTACAGAAACGACTCAAGTTTGACTTTGAACCGATTAACATAAactgacatttgtcaacattgAGCAGCAATTCATTATTTGAAAACCATGTCATAGCGGATTTCAGATCCTCATTGATTACTTTCTCTAAAGTTTTTGGATCTTTAGCAGCAAAGTACATACAAGTGTCATCTGCATACAGAGAAAGGGAACATTTTTTTACTGACTTACATAAATCATTCAAAGTGATAATGAACGGCAATGGCCCAAGGATACTTCCCTGGGGCACCCCGCTTGTTACTTGTCTGCTCTGTGACATGGTACCGTTAGCTGAAGTGCATTGTTCCCTATCATGAAAATAATCCTGAAACCAGCATAGTGAATTCTGATCAAAGCCATAGTATCGTAgttttttcagcaaaatctCAAATGATATCAGATCAAACGCTTTTTCTAAGTCCAGCGTTACAATACCAACTACTTTCCTATTGTCTAAATTTCTACAGACATCTTCAGTGAGAGATAAAAGTGCAGTCAAAGTGGAACGTTTTGGACGGAATCCATGTTGGTTATGACATAATAGGTCATTCTCAGAGAGGTAGTCATACACTTGATTAAACACAAGTTTTTCTAACACTTTAGATAAGACAGGTAAGACCGATATTGGTCTGTAGTGGTAGTTACAGGGATTTGCACTATCGCCACTTTTGTGAATAGGCGTTACCCGTGCTCTTTTCCACGCACCAGGAATTTTCCCTTTGCTTAAAGACGCATTGATAATGTGAGTTAGCGGTTCAACAATGTACTCTATAGAATCCTTTACAATACTAGCTGGTATTTGATCGAGGCCAGTGGCCTTATTCCTTGCAATGTCATGaatacatttcaaaacatcatTGTTTGTTACTACCTTAAACTTAAACGTTGAATTTACTTGGCTCATATACTGATCCATATTACCACCaaatattttattacatttcCGCTTAGCTGCTAAATCAACAAAGTGATCATTCAAACAAGATGCAATATGTTTTGACCCAGCAATTTCCTCATTATCAATAATTATCTTTTGAATACCGCTTTCTGTAACATTTTTAGGCATGATACGTCTCAAAGATTTCCACATTGTATTTGATTTACCTTCATTGTTCAAAATGCTTTCCGAAACATATCTCTTTTTGGATCCCCTAATCATTGATGTGACAGAATTTCTAAGTTTCTTATACATTATCCAATCATTCTCTGACCCTGATCCTTtagcttttcttttcattcgaTCTCTTTCTCGCATTTTACATAAGATTTCATTATTCATCCATGGTGTATCTTTTTGACGgactctttttcttcttaatgGGGCATGTTTATTTAAAACTAAATTGAACTTAGAGCACCATTTTTCAAAAGCACTTGTTGGATCAGGGTCAGAAAGCACATCATCCCAATGAACTTGACAGAGATCTAATTTGAAATGAGTTAAATCAAATCTTTTCATGTTACGAccatatgtatatttatgttgCATTTTCATGGTTCTTACTTTACCAAGATTACAAACTGTCATAAAATGATCGCTCAAACTGAGTGGGATGACGTCACTGAAAGAAACCTTCTCATGACTGGAAGAATAAAACACATCAATTAATGTCTCAGTCACAGAGGTTACTCTTGTTGGCTTATTTATGTATTGTTTCAAATCATAATCTTCACTTAGACGCTTCAAAGATTTTGATTGACTTGACAAAGGTCTTTTTATCAAATCACAGTTAAGATCCCCGAAGATAACAAATTCGTTCGAAGATGACTCTAAAAGTTGTAAAAGAATTTCAAATTTCCCGAAAAGCGAACTGTGAGAATTTGGGGGTCTGTACCAATAAACAATTAAGAAGGGTTTTTGCTTTGGTAAGCAGATTTCCAAGCACATCAGTTCTAAGCCATCAACAAAGAATTCATTTTTTATACTGAATGGTATGGTGTCTTTAATGTAGGTTATAATTCCACcaccatttttatttctatctaACCTGACATTTTTATAACCTGATATAGATATTTCGGCATCAGAAATAAAATTATCTAATCGAGTTTCACACAAAGAGAAAACATGAATGTTTGTTGTGGCTAAAATATTACGAATCTCATCAAAATTTTTCATCAAAGAGCAGACATTTAAATGGCAAATATTAATACCAGATAATAAATTCAGCTTTTCAAAGCTTTTTTCTACACtttcataattatatgcaaCAGCATTTCGAGAAGAAGTGACAGGATCATCAACGTACTGAGGGAGTTCTTTAAAGATACAAAAATCGCACATCCAATCGCCATCAGAATTAAAAGTATCAGTAGATGCACGTGAACATCTCAGATGAGCCCATTTGTTACACTGTACACATAATAAGGCATTATGGTATTCTTTTACTTCTTTACGGCAACTTAAGCATGGAAATTCAATATGAGTCACGTGAGTTAATCGAGACATAATTCATAAACAactaatgaaaataaaactttaaaaaaagggAGTTCTTACAAGTTTTCAAAGTCTTGTTTAGTCCTAATGCTGATCTTTTTTGAGTCCCGTGTCCTTAGTGCGAAGATGTTTCCATCCTGGGTCCAGCAGgacttcgacttgttactgttCACAAGTTCCCAAAAGAGAGCTGCTCGCCTGGCTGTGAGATCCTCCCTTATCCAGAGTTTTGGTCCATCTGCATTCTTCAATCTCGTCCTGGCTCTGTACACATCATGTCGGACATTGTATCTGCTGAATTTCACTATTACAGGTCTCGGTTTGTTCCTCCTCGTAGCACTCGCGTACGATGTCGAAGCCGATGACTCGCGTCCCCGATCAGCATCTTGCCTCCCGTTCGATGCCGAAGTCGATGACTCCCGTCCCTGATCAGCGTCTTTCTTCGGGCGTACAGAGATGCGGTGACTGCGATCTATCGCGTCCGGTTGAACTGCGAGACCGAGCTTCGTGTTGAAGATATCTAGAACGAGTTCATCTGTCCTCTCATCTGGTCCCTCGGGAATGCCATATATCCGGAGACAATTTCTCCTACTGTATTGTTCTGCATTGTCTTTCTCATCCTGTAGCACTTTTGTTTCCTTCTTCATTTCAGCTATTTTCTGTTTCATGGCTCCCACTTCATCTGTGTATTTCTTCAAGTCCAAACTGACAGCTTGATACACTTTCTCCACAACTCGCTCTTCAAGCTTTGTAGCAATTACGTCATAAACATCATCTGCTATGCGTTTGACAAGGCTCGACGATCGAAGTGAAAGGGCAATCTGTTCTTCAATAGCATTCCGCAGTGTATTGTCCAGACTCGGTCCCCTGGAACGAGCACCCGAGTGAACAGCAGGGCCCGCTTCCTCATCGGTACCGGAGCTAAGCTCGTCTGTCCCGGCGTCGAAACAGCCCCACTCCGTTTACGTTCGGTAGGTTCTGACCTCAGTTTTCGACGACCAGTTTTTTGCCCTTTCCTCCCTCCAGCAGGCATGATCCCTTTTTCAAAAGTTACACAACAGCATGGAGATATTTCTTTACACCAGCACGCACAATATTCGGGAAAAGTAAAGACTTATTCTAGTTGTGAAACTTATGAATCTTCACGAAAAACCAAGACACGTCCACGTCCACGCATGTAGACATGTAGACAGTGCCCACTGGTTTATACATAACCAAACCACTAAATACCTCATGAAAATATGCATCATAAACCtataaacttttttttgtggtaaTTTTCCTGTATCCTGTTAAGCTCATCCTTAAAAATCCCTCAGACCATGTTTATTCATAGTTTTCCAACTGTGATATCATCCTCCTGTAACACTTgacctgaacaatagacagagtAATGTGCCTTACCATCCATTGCTATTACTAAATCTGCATTGACTCACGATCATCACATGTTCTTTTTCACACAAAATTTTCTTACAATGTTTCACGTAGCAATGGATGTTATTCATATGGATTCACGTACGCATATTATACAtcaaaattaaagggaagacagataaaagagagaaatgtaGCGCTTGACGGAGTCAGGAAATGTCAAATGAGAACTAGTCGAGGCCACATCctgtacaaaattaaaaggATGCAAATTGCAATAAAAGGAAAGATGCATGAAAGGTGAGGTACTTTTGAAGTACGAAAACATAAGTGTAACCACCATGATTGCTCTCCAGGTGTATGTGTATGCAAAACGGTGCACATTACAGGTATTCttatgacacttttttttttaatagtaacACACAATTTATTGAGTATTTTAAGCTATTGTATGACCTCATATTATTGCccaatatatcaaatatttgaaaatcaGAGTGTAGTACATTGTGAATGGGATTTCAGAAGGAATTCTAATGCTTCAAATAATAATGGCACTTACACTTCTACTTATtctaatacaaatatcactgtgtTATGATATTTCCAAATTAAGCCATTATCAATGATTGTCACATCAAGGAATTTTGTTCAATTTACctctttgattttgatattatctatgtacatgtattctataAAAAATCATCTTGCACCTTATTCATATGTGCAAGTGTTGCATACTTTATTCATTAGAATTGAACATGAATATCTCGATATGATCAAGACTTAAATCGCCTGTTGCTGCTGCTTAAATCTCCTCACCAGTAAGAAATGTCCCCTCCCCCTGAATTCATTTTGGGCAAACCACTATCGATGAGTTTGTAACAGATGTTAGTGAAAGCCAAAGTACAGCCTGCTTTatcaaacaagttgacataatcgcGCCAGATGGCAATCGACTTCTAACCATAAGGACTGTcttgaaccttgaaccttgaagaAGTAATCCCTGTTGCAGGTTTTCGTGAGAAGCTATACTGGGATGGTACACGGTGACATCAACGGCCAACGGACAGAGTGTATTTACAGATGGCAATTATAattaattatacaaaataaaaattttgccATGTGCAAGTAAAAACCAATCCGGTGGATTTATAGCATTCTGGATCCTACTTGGGGTTGCATGTTCCTAATAGATGGGAGGGCAGCCTCTTGGAAAGCAGTGTATTCTTGAAGTAGTTGTAGAGTATGGTAGACGGTTCCACAGTTTTGTTGTTCTTGGGAAGAATGAATATTTGTAAACGGGCAGCAGCTCATTGTACCTGTTCCAATCGGTTGATGGAAGTAACCTCATAAGAATTCCAGGCTTTTACTCCATACTCAAGTTGTGCAGTCGGACGAGTGACTTGTAGGCTTGGGCTTTCATCTCTTTGGAACATGGAGACAGAGTCCTCCGCAACAGACCTAGGGTTTGGTTGGCTTTAAATAGAAAGCACAGACTGGCAGTGGGCACTCCAACGGAGGTCATGTGTGACTGTGACTCCAAGGTATTTATACTGATCTACTCGTGGGATGGTGGTGTCAAGTAGAGTGTACCTTTACATGCTGGGCTTGCGCTTTATTGTAATAGTCATTACTGCGCATCTCTGGATGTTGATCAAACCTATCAGCCATTTCTTTGACTAGTCTGACAGCTTGTGTAAATCTTGTTGGAGGATGTTGTGATCATGCGGAGTCATGATCTCCCGATAGATGATGCTGTCGCTGTCAAAAAGGCGCATTTTGGACTGAATATTGGTGTTGATGTCATTAATATTATAGCAGAAATAGGACAGGCCCGATCATCGAACCTTGCGGTACCCCTGACGTACGTCTTAGGTTTCCATGATGAGCGAGTCCCATTTACCATGACTGCTTGCTGGCGATCAGACAGGAGTGCTGTTATCCAGCGAAGAGCAGCATTGTTTATGCCATAATACGCAAGTTTGGCACAGAGTCGGTGGTGTGGGACGCAATCAAACGCCTTATGAAAATCAAGGAACACTACATCCACTTGACCACGAGTTTGGAGAAAATGTGACCAGTCGTTTGTTGCACATATGAGTTGCGTTGTGGTAGACAGATTCTGCCTAAAACCCTGCTGGGTATTAGTCAAGATAATctctaagtttgggatcataaattgaatgggaaagtgggttttcagcagtaTTTTTCTGCAACTCCTTTTTTGGTaaagtagtgtgatcaggtttttcttagaagccccttttaatttcttgaaaatcctttgcacactcttcattttcaactctaataacttttgaaaagatagtgttATTGCTGTGAAAGTTGTAATTCATTATGAACAGAATGCCCTTCTtaaacatgctcaatttcagcttaatctgataatcccttcattgtcgtTGCTACAATGGCTTACATCaagttttttgtcccattcatggcacgggTAGTACGGTCGTAAGGTGTTTTGAGATGTGGCTCAACATGATGTGTTCCATAACTTGGCAACAAATGCAGGTCAGTGATATTGGTCGATAATCGCTCACATCACTTATAGGCCCGGATTTGTGTACTGAAGTCACCAGCGCCTGCTTCCACTGTTTTGGGACTATTCCCTCGTTGTAATTCTGTTGAATCAGAAAGGAGAGTGCGGGTGCAATCTCCTGGGCAACTACTTTCGACAGTCTTGGCGATAATTCATCTGGTCCACTAGCATTAGATGGATTTAGCTGAGAAAGTTGTTTATCCACTCCTGGAGGTGTATGTTGAAGTGACCAATGCCTTTATGAGGAGATAGAGGAAAATGTCTAGAAGATGGCCTGTGTTCTCTGGTGAAGACCGACTGGAAGTAGTCATTTAGTACCTCTGCTTTCCCTTTTGGAGTTGTATACTGCTTGGCGTTACTTTGCGGAGTAGGGATTCCCATAGTCTCTGAGCGACAAAGCCGGACATATAACCAAAAGGACTTTGGGTGCTCAGTTAAGTTGGCTCCAATGACACCACTGATGTAGTTACAGTGGGAGCGTTGAACTGCTTTGGACACATTATTTCTGTATTGTTTGTAGGCTTGCCATGCATTGGGTCTCTGGCTGTGTCTTGCTTTCTTGTAAAGCCTATCTCTCTTCCGCATCTGTCTCTCCAGGGCAGTTGTGATCCATGGGATATGGCGCTTCCCTTTGCTCATCTTGCTAAAAATAAAGTCGGCAAGACATTTTTCAACGACAAGAAAGTTAGAAATggtgatcaaattttcatctacCGTTTTAGTTTCAGGAGATGAAGACAGGAAATCATCGGAGAATCTTGCAATAGCACTGCGGAGCTCATTCAGGTTTGCTTTATCAAATTGAAGAATCTTCCTAGGTGGCTTTGGTATCAT
This sequence is a window from Diadema setosum chromosome 13, eeDiaSeto1, whole genome shotgun sequence. Protein-coding genes within it:
- the LOC140237013 gene encoding uncharacterized protein, which gives rise to MDDELSSGTDEEAGPAVHSGARSRGPSLDNTLRNAIEEQIALSLRSSSLVKRIADDVYDVIATKLEERVVEKVYQAVSLDLKKYTDEVGAMKQKIAEMKKETKVLQDEKDNAEQYSRRNCLRIYGIPEGPDERTDELVLDIFNTKLGLAVQPDAIDRSHRISVRPKKDADQGRESSTSASNGRQDADRGRESSASTSYASATRRNKPRPVIVKFSRYNVRHDVYRARTRLKNADGPKLWIREDLTARRAALFWELVNSNKSKSCWTQDGNIFALRTRDSKKISIRTKQDFENL